GGCAAGGGCCCGCCGGGGGGAGACAAGTTTGAAGATGGGAGAGGACCCGCGACTTATCCTGTGGTTGACGCTGTTCTTCGTCTGCGGCCTGATCGGGGGTGCGGCGGTGGTGCGGGGGATGAGCCCGGAGCACTCGGCGGAACTTGCCGGCTTCCTGGACCTTTCCCTGGCGGGCTTGAGCACCGCTCCGCCGGAGGGATCGTTGCTGGCGCGTAAGGCCTGGGTACAGAATCTGGGCTTCACCCTGCTGCTGGGATTCCTCGGACTTACCGCCATAGGCGTGCCGGTGGTGCTGGCGCTCATCACCTGGCGGGGCTTTACCCTCGGTTTTACCGTAGGCTTTCTGATTGCCGAGAA
Above is a window of Clostridia bacterium DNA encoding:
- the spoIIM gene encoding stage II sporulation protein M, which produces MGEDPRLILWLTLFFVCGLIGGAAVVRGMSPEHSAELAGFLDLSLAGLSTAPPEGSLLARKAWVQNLGFTLLLGFLGLTAIGVPVVLALITWRGFTLGFTVGFLIAEKASAGLLISALAVLPPNVFYIPGFFLAGAAAINLSLRLLRGGRFSFPLNWWEQVGGYLAVLVMALALVAVGGLLEAYLSPGVMRWVVSRTYG